In the genome of Paraburkholderia azotifigens, the window AAAGTGTTTCCTTTATAGACCAGTTTTTCTGCAAAAGTAAAGCCGACACACTTCGTCCATCCGTTCAAGCTTGTTTCAAGCCTTCTGACAGACGACCATGCCACTCGCCCTTTTCGCGCTGACGCTCAGCGCTTTTGCAATCGGAACGACCGAATTCGTCATCGTCGGACTCATCCCGACGATCGCTGCCGACCTCGGCGTCAATCTTCCTTCGGCCGGACTGCTCGTCAGTCTGTACGCATTGAGCGTCGCCGTCGGCGCACCGCTCCTGACCGCGCTCACGGGACGCGTACCGCGCAAGACCTTGCTGATCGCGCTGATGGCGCTGTTCACGATCGGCAATCTGGTGGCGTGGCGCGCGCCTTCGTATGAATCGCTCGTGGTGGCGCGCATCCTGACGGGGCTGGCGCACGGCGTGTTCTTCTCGGTCGGGTCGATCATCGCGACGACGCTCGTGCCGAAAGAAAAATCCGCGAGCGCCATTGCGACGATGTTCAGCGGCATGACGGTCGCCTTCGTTGCGGGCATTCCGCTCGGCACGTTCATCGGTCAGCACTTCGGCTGGCGCGCGACGTTCCTCGTGGTTGCGCTGTTCGGCGTCGTCGCGATGCTCGGCGCGCTGTTCTTCATGCCGGATAACCTGCCGCACAAGCGCCCTGCGCCGCTTCTTCAGCAGGCTCGCGTGATTGCGCATCCGCGCCTGTTGCTGGTGTACGCAATGACGGCCGTCGGTTACGGCGGCTCGCTGATTGCCTTCACGTTCATGGCGCCGATTCTCGAACAGATCACGGGATTCACGCCGTCGCAGGTCAGCATGGTGCTCGTCGCGTATGGCGTGTCCGTCGCAGTGGGCAACGTGTGGGGCGGCAAGCTCGCCGATGCGCTCGGCCCTGTCAAGGCACTCAGGCGCATCTTCCTGCTGCTCGCCGCCGTGCTGCTCGTGTTCACGTTCACGTCGCACAACGCGTGGCTCGCCGTTCTCACGATGCTCGCCTGGGGCGCCGTCGCGTTTGGCAACGTGCCCGGTCTTCAGGTCTATGTCGTCAAACAGGCGCAGCAGGTCGCGCCGCAGGCAACGGATGTCGCAGCGGGTTTCAACATCGCGGCATTCAATCTCGGCGTGGCAGGCGGCTCGTCGCTGGGTGGCGTGATCGTCGCGCATTTCGGGCTCGGACATACGCCGTGGATTGCCGCTGTCGTCACGCTGTTCGCATTCGCGCTGACTGCGTTGAGCGGCCGCCTCGATCGCCGGGCGGGCGTACCCGAGCGCAACGTCGGTGCCGTCGCGGTGACCCACTAAACACGAAAAAAAGCCCGGAAATACCGGGCATCTGGCCGGTCTTATGGTTGGAGGAGCCCAATTGCACTTAAGTCGCCGCTCTTGGGGCAACCACGACGATCAATCATCCGTCGACCTGGCCGGCTATATGTAACAGGCCCTTCGGATTACGGCGGTCGGGGCAGTCGTTGGTCGTAATCGAAACGCTATGTGACGACGGTGACCGTATTCGATGCGATCGAGGTCGCTGCGGCAAAAGGAATAATGCGGTATTGCAATGAGTCAGCTAACCGGCGCAAACCAGCCACACGAATGACCGTGTGGCGGATATGGCGAACGACGCCTTCTGGCCAACGCGGAAAACCAATCAGGCGGAGCCCCCGGCTTTCGCCTTCGTCAAGCCCGATTAAGCAGACGCGGAAACAGCGCGCTAAATGTCGGTCAGTTCAGGATGTTTTTCTCGCAGTCCTCCCAGTACCGAAGCGGGTCGAGATAATGGGGATAGCGCGACTTGAGCCACTCTGACAGCCTGGTCCAATCTGGATGGTTGGTACCCGTTTGAGCAGACCAGATCGACGACCGTTCAAGAATCTGGCCGTTCCCGCGATCACGGACCAGCAAACTGCCTAATCCGCTCAAACTGTTCGCCTGTGACTCAACCAGATACCTTGGCAGGATCCTCAGTTCGGCATCGTTGGCCCATCCGTATACAGCGCGAACCACTCCGAAGGGATCTCGCAGCTCTGTGGGTCCGCTTGCCGGGCGTACGGCTACCCACCCTTCAGGGAATTCGGTGACGACCTCGTTTTTATCTTCCCTCACCCACTTCACGCGCCATGCCCGCACCATCGACTCGCGCATACGAGACACCGACTCGTAGCCAGCAGGCAACTCGATCGCCATCGGAAGCGCAATGAGGTTGTCTTTCCAAAGTTTGGTTTCGTCGTCGACGCGCTCAACCTCGTCGAACATCCCTGGCTCAAATGGGTTGTCGGGCCGGCTCGATACTCTCGCCTGCCCTTGGGGCAATCCCTCGAAAAGGCGCTCGGCGTCATGCCGGGTCAGTTTCGTCTTTCCTTTTTTCATTTTGTCTCTCTAGAGTACGGTTGTCGCTAGCGTTTGCACCTCACGACCGAAATCAGGCGGCCACTTTTTTCACGCGCTTCACCTGGCTTGTGATCTCATTGTGCGCCATTCGTCGTCTTCAACTGGAAACTGGGCAAGGACGGCGCCTGCTTCACCGCGTCGGCCCTGTCACGGGCTTTGCTGGACGGTGGTCGAATGGAGAATGTAAGGTGGCAGTCCGGAGCTGGTCCGTTACGCCCACTGCTAGAATCGCGAACTTTTTCCTGGGAGCGGAAAATGTCCTGGTTCATCTATGAAGTACCTGAATACAACGAAGACGCGGCGCGCATCGAACCCTTTAACGAACTTCGTAGCCGCGTCCTGAAAGTCAGTGGGCAGGCAATGGCTGACGAGCTGGAAAGCGTCCGCGAGAACGCCGCGACAACGGCGGACACGCCCACGCGCCCGCTCCGTGCCGCGGAAAATCCTCAGGTATTCCCGATCCCCTATGCCGACTCGATGATCCTCGTCGGATTCATTTTCGAACTGAAACGCGAGTTCCGACATCTGGTGGTGTCACCCGTGGAAATGCCCTGGCTGAAAGACGCATAAAGAGCGGGACGATCGAGGCGGCCCCAAACCTGCGAGGCGAATTGCACGGCCAGCAGCATCATGTTGCGAAGCGGTCTCCATGCACTCTCTGGACACCTGAAACGCCCTGCGCCCGCTCGGGGGTAACTCAGATGAGCTTCTGCTCTGCGGTAGCCTCCTCGCGAATGCGACGGGCTTCGTCGCGCAGGAACTGCTGATAGTCGTCCAGATCGCCGTCGAAGGGCTCGACGCCACCCTTGGTGACCAGCCAGAACTCATCACAAACCGCGCGCAGCAGGGCCCGGTCGTGACTGACCAGCATCACCGTGCCTTCGAATTCGTTGAGCGCCATGGCTAGCGCTTCGCGTGTGGCCAGGTCGAGGTGGTTGGTTGGCTCATCGAGCAGCAACAGGTTGGGGCGCTGCCACACAATCATGCACAACACGAGCCGCGCCTTTTCGCCACCGCTCATCGTGCCAACCGCCTGATGGACCATGTCGCCACTAAAGCTGAAGCTGCCGAGGAAGGTGCGCAGCGATTGTTCCGTTCCACTCTGGCCGGGCGCGCGCATGTGAGCCGGCGTGTCTCTGGCAAGGCGAATCATGTGTTCCATCGGCGTGTCGAGCGGGCGCAGCACGTCAAGCTCCTGCTGTGCGAAGTAGCCGATGTTCAGGCCTTTGCCTTCGCTGATTTCGCCGGAAATCGGCGCCAGCGCGTGCGCCACCGTCTTCACCAGCGTGGACTTGCCTTGGCCGTTTGCACCGAGAATGCCGATCCGCTGCCCGGCCAGCACCGAACGGTTGATGCCCTGCACGATGACCGTGGGCGGCGTGCCCGGCAACGCGTCAGTCGGCGCGGGGTAGCCGAAGCTCGCGTCCAGCATCGACAACAGCGGATTCGGGACGTTGAGGGGTTCTTTGAACTCGAAGTTAAACTCGGCCTCGGCCAGCACCGGTGCGATCTTCTCCATGCGTTCCAGCGCCTTGACCCGGCTCTGGGCCTGTTTTGCCTTCGAGGCCTTGGCCTTGAAACGGTCGATGAATTTCTGCAGGTGAGCGATCTTGTCCGCTTGCCGGGCTACCGCGGCCTGCTGCAACACGAGCTGCTCCGCGCGCATGTCTTCGAACTTGCTGTAGTTGCCGCCATAGCGCACGAGCCTGGCGTTGTCGACGTGCACCGTCACCTCCGTCACCGCATCGAGGAATTCTCGGTCGTGGCTGATCACGACCATCGTTCCCTGATAGCGCTTGAGCCAGGCTTCCAGCCACACCAGCGCGTCGAGGTCGAGGTGGTTGGTCGGCTCGTCGAGCAGTAGCAGGTCGGACGGGCACATGAGCGCGCGCGCCAGCTGCAGCCGCATGCGCCAGCCGCCGGAGAAGCTGTTGACCGGCTGGCTAAGCTGCGCAGCACTGAAACCAAGGCCCAGGATCAGCGCTTGGGCACGTGCGGGGGCATCATGTGCGCCGGCGTCGTGTAGGGCCATGTACGCGTGCGCCATGCGCATGCCGTCGTCGCTAGCTTCGGCGGCGGCTACTTCGGCCTGTGCGGCCAGCAACACGGTGTCACCTTCGATTACGAAGTCCGTTGCGCTCTGCTCGGTCTCCGGCATTTCCTGCGCGACCTGGCCCATCTTCCACGCGCCGGGAATCGAAAACTCGCCGCTGTCTTCGTGCAACGTGCCGTTGAGAAGGCCGAAGAAGGACGATTTTCCGGCGCCATTGCGCCCGACAAGGCCAATCTTTTCGCCTGGCGTGAATGTGATGGAGGCGCGGTCGAGTACGACATTTACGCCGCGGCGGAGTGTGAGATTACGGACGGAAATCATAAGTAGCTACTTCGGAGAGGATCGCCATGATAGCCGAGCGGACCTGCAGGACTGTCTCTTCTCCGATCCTCCGCCGCTTTGCGGCGCACACCGGCAACAAAACGAAGCGGCCTTCGCGCACCAGGCGTACCGGCTGCGGGGCCAGCGAACATGGCGGTGAACGACGAATCCTGGCCCGAACCGTGCCTGCGCGGACAACCGATGCGAACGGGTCTGTCGATGACGATGCATTGAGCAGCTACGTCACGGGACATGCAGGCATTCGCGAGAAGCTGCGCGGATTCATTTGTGAAGCCCCGACCGAGATGTATAGAGCCACGATGCCATGTATTGAACCGACGCGATTGCTTCAATCGGGAGTGTCGTCCAGATACTGGATGCCGTCATCGCGACTGAGATGACGGCGAGAGGCAGTTCGCTCAGGCTGTCGCTTTGGCTCGCCAGGCCAATTGGCGCTCGAGGACGGATTCGGCAGTCTCGCCAACCAGCTCGTGATAGGTTGCGGGTGCCGTCGCGCCTTCAGTATTGACAACCAATACACGGGAAGAACCATCGAGGCCCACTTTCCTGGCCAGTTGCTGGTCTTGCAGCAACACGATGAGACCCGCAAGACCCGCCACGCCCGACTCGCCCGCGACGATCGGCGCATCGATATCGCTGCCCGCAGCCAGGATGCGCATGGCGTTCACTGCATCGTCATCGCTGATCGTCATGAAGTCATCTACGCTGTGCTGCAGAAACTTCCATGCAAGCGGCGAGGTCTCGCCGCAAGCGAGCCCGGCCATCACGGAGTCCACCGATCCCGTCGCACGCGCAGCGCGTCCTGCCAATGCGCTCTGATACAGGCAGTCGGCCTGCCCGGGTTCGACGACCACGAATCGCGGACGATGCTCGCCATGAAATTCCCACAGATAACTGACCAATCCGGCTGCAAGGCCGCCGACTCCGCCCTGAAGGAACACATGCGTGTACGCCGGCTGATCCGGCTGGCTATCGCTCTGCCCGACGACCTCCGCCGCAATTGTGCCGTAGCCTTGCATCACATCGCGAGGGATGTCTTCGTAACCGTCGTAGGACGTATCGGAAACGACGTGCCAGCCGTTCACCGAAGCCAGGCGCGCCGCCTCTTCGACAGACTCATCGTAGTTTCCGGCGATCCTGACGATTTCGGCACCGTACGCCGCAATGGCCTTCTCGCGCTCGACGCTGACATTAGCGTGCAGCACGATCACACACCGGCAACCGAGCGTTTGCGCGGCAGCCGCCAGTCCCTTTCCGTGATTGCCGTCCGTGGCACTCACCACCGTGAAATGCGTCAGCAGGTCCCGATAGCGTCCTTCAAAAAGCCCATGTGCATCGAGATCATGATTCGGCCACAGACGCTGAATCAGGCGTACCAGTGCGATAGGCGCACCCAGGGCCTTGAAGCTGCCCAGTACGGAGCGCGCTGACTCGTCCTTGATGTTGATGCTGCCGACCTTGAGCCTCGCGGCCAGTCCGGGTAAGTCGCGCAGCGGCGTCGCATCGGACGAAATCTTGTCCCAGCAGGAAAGCCATGCACGGCTTTCCTGTGCTTTCTCAATGCTGAGAATTGCCTTCAACTCAGCGGGATAGGCAGCGCGCGTTGCGCGTGGATTGGCTACCAGCATGACCGTGATACTCCATTAACGAATGATGTGAATTGGCGAATGGGAGAGCCGTGCTCACTGTGCGAGTCGCTTGAGCACGACATCCAGCAGGACGTTCGCGCCGTCGATGAGCTGATCGTCGTCCGTGTGTTCGCGCGGGTTATGGCTGATGCCGCCGCGGCTCGGCACGAATATCATCGCGGCCGGCGCGATGCGCGCGATCATCTGCGCGTCGTGTCCGGCACCGGACGTCATCCGGCGATGCGTGAAGCCCATGCGCTCTGCCGAGGCTTCGATCGCGTCGGCCAGTCCCGCATCGAATACCACAGGCTCGAAACGGACCAGGCGTTCCGTCGTGATCTTCACGCCTTCCTTCTGCGCGATCTCTGCGAGGAATTCGGCGAGGCGCCGCTCGGCGTCCTGCAGGCGTTGCTCGTCCGGATCACGCAAATCCACCGTAAACACAGCCTTACGCGGAATCACGTTGATGACGTTCGGCTCGATGCGCAGCATGCCGATCGTCGCCAGCGTGGTGCCGGCGGTAACAGCCAGTTCTCGCAGGAACGTCGACACGGAAGCAGCCACCCAGCCCGCGTCATGGCGAAGCCGCGTTGGCGTCGTACCCGCGTGATTGGCGTTCCCCTGAACGGTAATCTGCTGCCACGAGATGCCCTGGAGATTCTCAACAACACCAATGCTGATGTTCTCTGCTTCGAGAATCGGGCCCTGCTCGATATGTAGTTCGAGGTATTCATGCGGAACCATCGCGCCAGGCTCCAGGTCACCCCCATAACCAATGCGCGCGAGTTCGTCGCCAAGGCGTGTGCCGTCGATGCCAACCGTATTCAGCGCTGCGTCAACGGACAGGCCGCCAGCGTAGACCAGCGAGCCCATCATGTCCGGCTGATAGCGGATGCCTTCCTCGTTGGTGAACGCGCCAATGGTGATGGAACGCTGCGGCCTGATGCCTGCCCGACGAAAGGCTCTCACGACCGCGAGCCCAGCCAGCACGCCGTAACAGCCATCGAGCGCTCCGGCATTTTTAACCGTGTCGATGTGCGAACCCATCATCAATGGACGCTGACTGCCATCATCCGAATCGGAACGCAACGTGCCGAATATATTGCCGATGCGATCGACGCGGACATCGAGGTCCAGATCGCGCATCCATTCGACGACAAGGTCACGGCCGGCCTTCTCATCGTCAGTCAACGCGATGCGCGTCCGGCCACCGGCATCACGATCGGCGCCCACTTCGCCGAGCTGGCGCAGTTGCTCGATCATCAACGCACCGTCGAGTGTCAGCGATGAAGATACAAACGTATTCATTGATTTCCCTTTAATCGTTAGCCGACTGGCAATTCGAGCCGGGCGATCTCGGCGAAATAGCGCGCTCCCGTCAAAAGGATTTCGTCATTGAAATCGTAGGTGGCGTTGTGCAAGGGCGTACCGCCCTTTTCTGCGGATTCTCCGTTGCCAATAAACACAAAGTTGCCGGGAACGACCTGCAGGAACGCGCCAAAGTCTTCCGAAATCATCATCGGCTGGACATTGGCATCGACGCTACCGGTTCCCGCCACATTGCCCGCTGCCCTTACTGCGACGTCCACGAACTGCTCCGAGTTGACCGTCGGCGCGAACTCGTGTGTGTACTCGAACGTGCAATCGGCTCCGTGCGTACGGCAAATGCCTTCGCATACCTCGCGCATGCGAGTCTCGAGCAGCGCCTGCACTTCGCGCGAATAGCTTCGCGTATCACCCTTGATAACGACGTTCGACGGAATGACGTTTCTCAGACCGTCCGTGATGAATTCCGTACAGGAAATCACCGCCTGCAGACTCGGGTCGAGATTGCGCGAAACGATGGTCTGCAATGCCATCACGATCTGCGATGCGATGACGATCGGGTCTACGCCCATGTGCGGACGGGCAGCGTGTGTACCGCGTCCCTTGATGTGAATGACAAAGTTATCTTCACTCGCCATGATGCCACCCGGACGCGTGGCAAACGTTCCGGCGCGCATGCCCGGCATGTTGTGCGCGCCAAAGATGGCATCGACCGGGAACCGTTCGAACAGGCCGTCGGCCATCATCGCCTTCGCGCCGCGGCCATGCTCTTCTGCCGGCTGAAAGATGAAGCGGACAGTGCCGTTGAAGTCGCGCCGCTCTGCAAGGAGCCGAGCCGCTCCCAGAATCATCGACATATGCCCGTCGTGCCCGCACGCGTGCATCTTTCCGGCAGTGCGCGAAGCATGCTGCCGATCGGGTGCATGCTCCGCGATGTTAAGCGCATCCATATCGGCGCGCAGGCCGATAGCTCGCCTCCCGTCTCCAACGCTCAGATTGGCAACCAGCCCGGTTCCGCCGATGCCGCGATGAACCTCCAGTCCCAGCGTACTGAGAATGTTCGCCACATAGTCGGACGTATTGACTTCCTCGAAGCCAGTCTCGGGATGTTGATGCAAATACTGGCGCCAGCTCTTCAGTTGGCCCTGCAGCGTGCTTTCCATAGTCGGACGCCCTTGTATGAAGTTCGCGGAACGTGCATGTCGATCACGGAGATAATATTGTTTGCGGTGCTAGAAAAAATGTCGAAATGAAGGGCTTCCGTGCAAAAATATCTTTGTTTTGACTTTCTGGCTGAAAATTCATGACACCCAGCCTGGACGCCTTTGATCTGAAGCTATTGATGGAAGTCCAACGCGACGCGCACATTCCTCAAAACGAACTCGGCGCACGCGTCAATCTGTCTACGGCTGCCGTCAATCGCCGATTGCGACGCCTGTCGGAAGAAGGCGTCATTCGCAACTACGCCGCCATTGTCGCGCCCGAGAAGGTCGGCTATCCGCTGACAATCATCGCGACGGTTGAGGTCGAGAGCGAGCAGATCGATCTGCTCGACTCGATGAAACGCACCTTCACGCAGTGCCCGGAAATCCAGCAGTGCTACTACGTCGCTGGCGAGTGGGACTTCGTGCTGATTCTGACGGTTCGCAACATGGAGGAGTACACGGCCCTCACACGGAAACTGTTCTTTTCAAACAACAACGTCAAACGCTTCAAGACGCTGGTGAGCATGAGCAGCGTGAAGGTGGGGCTCGGTGTACCCGTGGCGCCCGAGGGCGGGTGAGGCCGTCAACGGACGACTGACTTGTCGGTCCAGTTGCCCTGGTCAAACTGGCGAACCGTAATTGCGCCGTTGCGGATATCGCCCTTTCCGTCGAACTGGATCGCGCCCGTCACTCCGTTCAGCTTCAAAGCGCGCAGCTTCGGGAGATACACCTTCGGGTCAGTGGATCCGGCAGCCTGCATTGCGTCGGCCATCGCGAACACCGCGTCATAGGCGTAAGGGGCGTATAGCTGCACGGGAACACCGAAGCGCTGCTGATAGCGCCTGAAGAATTCCGGTCCTTGCGGCATCTTTGTGGGTGGGACGCCTGCAAGCGTGCAATAGATATCGTTGTTCATCGAGGCGCCGGCCAGCTTGATGAACTGCGGGGTACACGCTTCATCGCCTGCAATGAACTTGACCTTCAACCCAAGCTTCTGTGCCTGCTGGACGAACGCCGCGGCTTGCGTGTCGCCACCCGTGAAAGCGATACCTTCTGGTTGATGGCTCTTGATGGTCGTGAGAATCGCCATCCAGTTCGTTGTCTTGTCGGTGCCGAATTCACGCGCGACCACGTTGCCTCCGGCAGCCTTGACTGACTTTTCGATCTCATCGGCAAGACCTTGCCCATAAGCCGTACGGTCGTCGACGATGGCGACCTTACGCGCGCCAAGATCGTGGACCAGATACGCGCCGATGACCGAGCCCTGCCTCACGTCATTCGCAACCATACGGAACACGTTCGTGAATCCTTGCTGTGTAAGCTTCGGATTGGTTGCCGATTCGGTGATCATCGGCACCCCCGCATCCGAGTAAATTTTGGACGCAGGTATCGACGTTCCGGAGTTCGCATGGCCAACTACACCCGCCACACCATCGTCCATCAGCTTCTGGGCGACAGTCACCGCCGTCTTGGGATCGGCCGCATCGTCCTGCGAGTCGAGCACGAATGTCACGCTTTGGCCGCCAATGCGAATCTTCTTGCTGTTTAGATCTTCGATCGCAAGCCGCACACCGTTTTCATCATCCTTTCCGATGTGGGACAACTCGCCAGTCAGCGGGGAAACCTGCCCGATCTTTACCGTCAGGTCCGCATGAGCCGCGAGAGGTTGCAGGGCAAGCGTCAGCGACGCGAGGCAAATCAATGGCCGGGATAGTTGCATGGTCGTACTCACGATAGGTTGGCTGGGGATCGGGTCGGCAGAACCCGTGACCCGTTGGGCTCAGCAACACTGCGCTCGCCCTGTAACCATCGTAATGACGCGGCACCGTAGCCAAAATCAGCAGCGAGGACCTTTCTGCAAATTCCGATCGAAATGCCAGCAATTTTCGATAATTTTTCTCCCTGCTTTTCTCTGCGCGCAGCGTCGCTATCCGAACAGTCTGATCCCTTACCTGTTATCGAGGCGATCCGGCCTTTCCGGCACCTGCGCCGCTTGCTGGCATTGTGAATCGGGGTTCAACACTTTCACGATCGGAAGCCCTCTCGCAACCTGGACTCGCATCCTTTTTCAGCCGTGAATCCACGGTCACTGTCGGGTGATCCGCCCGAGCCGCGACCTCACCGCGCCCCGACGTGATGACCGGCTGTCCCGCTGGATCGTTCAGCTGCACGCGCGCGTGGGCAACTACAGGACCCTCGTTGCCGTAGCAAACAAACACGCGTGCATCCTCTGGGCGATGCTAGCCAAGGGCGAGCGATTTGATCCATCCCACGCGCCCGACCGCCCGCCATGACGGGGCGGCGGGCGCGTGAGCCACTGACCCGGAAACACCCATATTCACACTGAATTGACTTCGTAGTCGAAGACGCTGAACATTACCGGTAAAGTTTGAATCAGGAATCTGCGTTGTCAGTATCGTTTTCACGCTGACCGATGCATCGCTCATTGCATTCGCACCGATGCGCCGAGGGTATCGCGCTGGCGTCGTAATGCGCGCTTACGGCAAAACCAAGCGGTGTCGCCGACATTACCGACGTCAGCGGACATGGCTCGCACGCGCGTTCCCCAGGGCATTTCAGCATCGTCGCCAGCCGACGTATCATGAATCCCCCCGTGCGCCGTCACTCTTCGGATAGGCAAGCGCCAGTGCGCATCCGATCAGCATGCACACGCCGAACCCAAGCAGCCCCACCCGCTGCGAATGGAGTTCTTCCTTCAGCCACCCCAGAATATAAGTGCCGATGAAGCCGCCCAGATTGGCGAGCGACGTGATCATCGCGATGCCAGCTGCCGCGCCCGTCCCTTTGAGGAACGTAGGCGGCAGCGTCCAGATGACGGGTATGGTCGCCGCCGCCCCCGCATTGATGAGGGAGAACAGCACGACAGTCGCGAGCGTCGTGTGAGGCGTTAGCGCCGTGACAAAAAGCCCGCAGCCTGCAATCAGACACGGCACCGCCATGTGCCAGCGGCGTTCGCGTGCGCGGTCGGAACTTCGCCCGCACCACAGCATGCTGAACACGGCGGCCGCGTTCGGCAGCACCATCCAGAGTCCGATCGAAAGCGGATCGTGCACACCGGTGTCGTGCAGGATCGACGGTAGCCAGAAGCTCGTCGCATACACGCCGATCATGATGCAGGCGTCGATGAGGCCAAGAATCCAGAGTCGTCGGTCGATGAATACGTGTTTCAGCGACGAGATCTTCTCGACATGCGGATGGCTGTCGAGATTGCCGAGCAGGATTCGCTTCTCGTCGGTCGTGAGCCACGACGTCTTCTCGATACGGTTCGGCAGCCACAGCAGCACGAAGACGCCCAGCGCGATCGATGGCAGCGCTTCGAGCAGAAACATCCACTGCCAGCCACCGATGCCGCGCACGCCGTCCATCGCGTTCATCAGCCAGCCGGACAACGGGTTGCCAAGGAGGCTGGAAACCGGCATGGCGATCATGAACAATGCAACGATTCGCGCACGCCGCTCGTAGGGAAACCATTGCGACAGATACAGCAGCACGCCCGGCACGAAGCCCGCTTCGGCCGCGCCGAGCAGAAATCGCACGATGTAAAACTGCAATGGCGTTCGGACGAACATGGTCGCGGCCGAAAGCGCGCCCCATGTAATCATGACGCGCGCGATCCAGACCTTCGCGCCCACCTTTTCCAGCACGAGATTGCTGGGTATCTCGAACGCGATGTATCCAACGAAGAAAAGCCCCGCGCCGAGACCATAGACGCGGTCGCTGAAACCGAGCGCATCGAGCATCTGAAGTTTCGCCAGTCCGATGTTGACGCGATCGAGGTAAGCCGCGAAGAAGCAGAAGAAGAACAGCGTCAGCAGGCGCGCAGTCACTTTGCGATAGAGCGCGTCAAGGCTGGCGCTTTCGGCCGCGCAAAGGCGGCCGGCGGGAGCGATGGGGCGGGTAGACATGGGTTCGCAGGTTTAGGGGTGACGAATCTTGCGGACTTATATTTGCCGCGCCATGATCACCATTCGCTCGTTTCGAATGTCGAGTGATGATCCATCCAGTCGTACTGAGCAGCCGCGTAATCACGCAAGCGAGCATGACTCCCGCTGTCCTGCGTCTTTTCTTCCGCGTCCTCTGCATCCGCGCGCGCGTCGTCACGCACGCTTTTCCCGATGGATAAGCGATTCATGGTCTTTCCTGAAGGGAAATCGACGGCGCTCAGGCCCGATTGAAAGAAGGCGCGCCCACATGCGGCCCGCATCGTTCGACAGCCACGCGAACCGTCTCCTCCGGCGGCCGCTCCCACCAGTCCAGCTCGGAGAAGACTTCCAGTTCGAACGGCCCCGCGTAGCCGATATCGTCCAGCCATCCCTTGATGCGGGGAATATCGATTACGCCATCGCCGACCATGCCGCGGTCGCGCAGGTTTCGCGTCGGTACGAGCCAGTCGCAATAGTGGAAGGTGATGATGCGTTCCGGACCCGCGCGACGAAGCTCAGCCTCGAAGACCGGGTCCCACCAGCAGTGATACACGTCAGGAACGAGACCCGCGCCGTCGCCGAGTTCATCGCACAGGTCGTTGGCGACCTTGATCGAATTCAGCACGCTGCGGTCGCCGGCGTACATCGGATGCAATGGCTCGAGGCCGAGTTTGACGCCGACTTCACGCGCATGCGGCAACAAGGCGAAAAGCGCATCGCGCACGCGGGCGCGCTGGCCCGCAATGTCCTTGCTGTCGGGCGGCATGCCGCCTACCACCATCATCAGACAGGCCGCGCCGATCTCCGCGGCGGCATCGAGCAGACGCCGATTCGTGTCGATCGCGGCCGTCATGCTCTTGCCCACACCGACATTGA includes:
- a CDS encoding sugar phosphate isomerase/epimerase family protein is translated as MSDDLSRFAINQITTPKWTMPEALEGYKRQGISGIAVWRQFLEAYGVAQTRKHLRQLEMWVPSLCTSEWLNVGVGKSMTAAIDTNRRLLDAAAEIGAACLMMVVGGMPPDSKDIAGQRARVRDALFALLPHAREVGVKLGLEPLHPMYAGDRSVLNSIKVANDLCDELGDGAGLVPDVYHCWWDPVFEAELRRAGPERIITFHYCDWLVPTRNLRDRGMVGDGVIDIPRIKGWLDDIGYAGPFELEVFSELDWWERPPEETVRVAVERCGPHVGAPSFNRA
- a CDS encoding Lrp/AsnC family transcriptional regulator gives rise to the protein MTPSLDAFDLKLLMEVQRDAHIPQNELGARVNLSTAAVNRRLRRLSEEGVIRNYAAIVAPEKVGYPLTIIATVEVESEQIDLLDSMKRTFTQCPEIQQCYYVAGEWDFVLILTVRNMEEYTALTRKLFFSNNNVKRFKTLVSMSSVKVGLGVPVAPEGG
- a CDS encoding branched-chain amino acid ABC transporter substrate-binding protein; this translates as MQLSRPLICLASLTLALQPLAAHADLTVKIGQVSPLTGELSHIGKDDENGVRLAIEDLNSKKIRIGGQSVTFVLDSQDDAADPKTAVTVAQKLMDDGVAGVVGHANSGTSIPASKIYSDAGVPMITESATNPKLTQQGFTNVFRMVANDVRQGSVIGAYLVHDLGARKVAIVDDRTAYGQGLADEIEKSVKAAGGNVVAREFGTDKTTNWMAILTTIKSHQPEGIAFTGGDTQAAAFVQQAQKLGLKVKFIAGDEACTPQFIKLAGASMNNDIYCTLAGVPPTKMPQGPEFFRRYQQRFGVPVQLYAPYAYDAVFAMADAMQAAGSTDPKVYLPKLRALKLNGVTGAIQFDGKGDIRNGAITVRQFDQGNWTDKSVVR
- a CDS encoding M20 aminoacylase family protein encodes the protein MESTLQGQLKSWRQYLHQHPETGFEEVNTSDYVANILSTLGLEVHRGIGGTGLVANLSVGDGRRAIGLRADMDALNIAEHAPDRQHASRTAGKMHACGHDGHMSMILGAARLLAERRDFNGTVRFIFQPAEEHGRGAKAMMADGLFERFPVDAIFGAHNMPGMRAGTFATRPGGIMASEDNFVIHIKGRGTHAARPHMGVDPIVIASQIVMALQTIVSRNLDPSLQAVISCTEFITDGLRNVIPSNVVIKGDTRSYSREVQALLETRMREVCEGICRTHGADCTFEYTHEFAPTVNSEQFVDVAVRAAGNVAGTGSVDANVQPMMISEDFGAFLQVVPGNFVFIGNGESAEKGGTPLHNATYDFNDEILLTGARYFAEIARLELPVG
- a CDS encoding MFS transporter — translated: MSTRPIAPAGRLCAAESASLDALYRKVTARLLTLFFFCFFAAYLDRVNIGLAKLQMLDALGFSDRVYGLGAGLFFVGYIAFEIPSNLVLEKVGAKVWIARVMITWGALSAATMFVRTPLQFYIVRFLLGAAEAGFVPGVLLYLSQWFPYERRARIVALFMIAMPVSSLLGNPLSGWLMNAMDGVRGIGGWQWMFLLEALPSIALGVFVLLWLPNRIEKTSWLTTDEKRILLGNLDSHPHVEKISSLKHVFIDRRLWILGLIDACIMIGVYATSFWLPSILHDTGVHDPLSIGLWMVLPNAAAVFSMLWCGRSSDRARERRWHMAVPCLIAGCGLFVTALTPHTTLATVVLFSLINAGAAATIPVIWTLPPTFLKGTGAAAGIAMITSLANLGGFIGTYILGWLKEELHSQRVGLLGFGVCMLIGCALALAYPKSDGARGDS